The Trueperaceae bacterium genome has a segment encoding these proteins:
- a CDS encoding serine protease, producing MRRVGLQLAIALVATGPGFAQQESPHVFKILVDGCPHQSIVQTGFRVEGVVGIVTALHGVANCTTINAASEAPADGSGERLQFLGLHIDRIDFRRDVAVLTSRDLQTAPAVGLRPSTDDLSSSDLRALGYALASAAQRSIEQLNVSTPATAELRDLLEPELVPLLAKRGSPDVDARVLNLEGQLVPGFSGAPILTSDGRVVAVGLGGLRGGTVGISWAAPWRDLELVDIGEGSGTEDLDRLARLSPSESNVFFSAVVGHEILPASPVAVLVRLLTADLTETATRVFPFNEVKADHPVVLAPHSRNYKLRYEADPGFTFTEASLEIESQAHASQVQVEVVDGGSAIELAFTLESGPQVDRWRGWLVGRVVATRARTIPGGPVDLGTIQVSGQSSEYLLSGPPSDVAVEGVVLTDDAGRLLARGAPGEALRTPDNRLTFRVYEDDGVWLLAVAGPEGFPPPSFVSEFVYDLPDVQDPIFPVELLERRVEAGALPPEVADGLLRLTSVELGILEEEWPALRVRFTVNNVGRPPLALDLDERFFTLTSDSGDRAELRYFCCATIEGTVLRAGDQYPLEMIFVGDFGWLGKNNPIQALSLEVEGLLPVVREVWRIPLPAVAE from the coding sequence ATGCGCCGGGTCGGGCTCCAGCTAGCGATCGCGCTCGTCGCGACCGGACCCGGCTTCGCACAGCAGGAATCGCCGCACGTCTTCAAGATCCTGGTCGACGGTTGCCCTCACCAGTCGATCGTCCAGACCGGCTTCCGCGTGGAGGGCGTGGTCGGCATCGTCACCGCCCTTCATGGTGTCGCCAACTGCACCACGATCAACGCGGCCTCCGAAGCGCCTGCAGACGGCAGCGGCGAACGGCTCCAGTTCCTAGGCCTCCACATCGACCGGATCGACTTCCGCCGGGACGTCGCCGTCCTCACCTCTCGGGACCTGCAGACAGCGCCCGCCGTGGGCCTACGGCCGTCGACTGACGATCTCTCCTCGAGCGACCTTCGCGCACTGGGCTACGCCCTGGCTTCGGCCGCGCAACGTTCCATCGAGCAGCTCAACGTGAGCACTCCAGCCACTGCGGAACTAAGGGACCTGCTCGAGCCTGAGCTGGTCCCGCTCCTAGCCAAGCGGGGAAGCCCGGACGTCGACGCTCGGGTACTGAACCTCGAAGGCCAACTCGTTCCTGGGTTCTCGGGCGCCCCTATCCTGACCAGCGACGGTCGTGTCGTCGCCGTCGGCCTGGGCGGCCTGCGTGGCGGCACGGTCGGCATCAGCTGGGCGGCCCCGTGGCGGGACCTGGAGCTGGTGGACATCGGCGAAGGCTCCGGGACGGAGGACCTCGACCGCTTGGCCCGACTCTCGCCTAGCGAGTCCAACGTCTTCTTCTCGGCGGTGGTCGGGCACGAGATCTTGCCCGCCTCCCCCGTCGCAGTGTTGGTTCGCTTGCTGACAGCGGACCTTACGGAGACGGCCACCAGGGTCTTCCCGTTCAACGAGGTCAAGGCGGACCACCCCGTCGTGCTCGCCCCCCACAGTCGCAACTACAAGCTCAGGTACGAGGCCGACCCCGGCTTCACGTTCACCGAGGCCTCCTTGGAGATCGAGAGCCAGGCGCACGCTTCCCAGGTCCAGGTCGAGGTGGTCGACGGAGGCTCCGCGATCGAGCTGGCGTTCACGCTCGAGAGCGGTCCTCAGGTCGACCGCTGGCGGGGCTGGCTGGTCGGCCGGGTCGTCGCGACACGAGCGCGCACGATCCCAGGTGGCCCGGTCGACCTGGGCACCATCCAGGTCTCGGGTCAGTCCAGCGAGTACCTCCTGAGCGGTCCGCCGTCTGACGTAGCGGTCGAGGGCGTCGTCCTTACGGACGACGCCGGCCGCCTGCTCGCGCGTGGCGCTCCGGGCGAAGCGTTGCGCACTCCCGACAACCGCCTCACCTTCCGCGTGTACGAAGACGACGGCGTCTGGTTACTAGCCGTGGCCGGGCCAGAGGGTTTCCCCCCGCCCTCGTTCGTCTCGGAGTTCGTCTACGACCTGCCGGACGTTCAGGATCCGATCTTCCCTGTCGAGCTCCTCGAGCGCAGGGTCGAGGCGGGCGCGCTGCCTCCCGAGGTCGCGGACGGACTACTCAGGCTCACCAGCGTCGAGCTCGGGATCCTCGAGGAGGAGTGGCCAGCGTTGCGCGTACGCTTCACGGTCAACAACGTGGGCAGACCGCCGCTCGCGCTCGACCTCGACGAACGCTTCTTCACCCTCACCAGCGACAGCGGTGACCGCGCCGAGCTCCGGTACTTCTGCTGTGCCACCATCGAAGGCACCGTTCTGAGAGCAGGAGACCAGTACCCCCTGGAGATGATCTTCGTCGGGGACTTCGGCTGGCTGGGCAAGAACAACCCGATACAGGCGCTGAGCTTGGAAGTGGAGGGACTGCTGCCAGTCGTCAGGGAGGTATGGCGCATCCCCTTGCCGGCCGTGGCCGAGTGA